The Clarias gariepinus isolate MV-2021 ecotype Netherlands chromosome 24, CGAR_prim_01v2, whole genome shotgun sequence region AGGGAAGGCGTGGCTTGTTGTAATACGGGTGGGGAAAAAAGTAGTAACTAGTGGCAGCTGAGTGGGGTCATGTCCTAAATCAGGGTGCGATAATTTATGATCACACGGCTGCCACGGGAGAAGGTAAGTCTGTGGTTAGTGTGGGAAGTTTGCTTTaggaatatgaagaaataaaacctCGAATCGCGCTGATGTTCGCTATGTTAGCTTGGTGTGGTAACGGTTAGATCAGTGACTGGTGGCGGTTTGATCAACACGTGGCCTGGAGTCGGGATTTTAATAACGAGAACTCGAGACGTGAATGTGATCTGAGGTTTATTACGACTAGTAACACATGCAGTGATGATGGAGAGTGTAGAGGGCTCACTGGAGTCTGGGACTGAGTGTGTTCATTCACTGATAAGGAAATGTTACTGTTATAAagttataatgtgtgtataaagtgtgtatacaatttctgcaaaagtattcacacctcttgaacttttccacactGGATTTTAGTCAGAGGTATAAGACTGAAGGGGATGAATACaaacacacttttcagatttcttttgtaaaatataaaaaaaaatcctttcacttcacaattatgtggcACTTATGTGTTTGTCTATCAAAATCCCAACAGAATACATTTACGTTTATAGTTGTAATGTGACAACATGTGGACAAATTCAAGCggtgtaaatacttttgcaaggcactgtcaCTCTCCTTATTCTTACACTCGTACCCTTAACATGGGCAGACTTTTAGCTTCGACATTTCTTTTCCATGGagttaatgcaaaacatgagctgctttgttttttttttctacaaaagtAAGTAAAAGTTTACCACATGTTACAGtgacattattaaattattatttttgtttgtttttatgttgttttcttACTTTGCATATTTTTTCACCATTGTGCAAATGGTGATCCGCTTATTACATCTTTATTACATGAAGAAAAAGAATGTGATGTCATAGTGGAAGTGTGAATTGTGATGCACTGTGgtctacttttttgtttaatggcGGTTGGAATCCACTATAGTGTAGGTGTCATTCTCCTCCATCTTCCCGGCCTCTTAAAGCCGATTTTCCAGACCAGCCTTCCATGAAAAATTTCCGTTCCTGATCTTGTCCTGATGTTCTGTGTTTGAACACTTCGTCTGCTTTTCTTCTCAACACGCTTCCCTTTCAGTACCACTTGGCATCTAGTTGGAGTCATGTAGGTTGCATCATCGCCACTTGTAGATCTCTTATGTCATGCATACCCTTTTAGGGATGTTGCTGTTAGTCATTTGGTAGCTCCCCTTGAGGGGGCGCACAGCGGATCATCTGATCCCCACACAACTTGGCAtagttttacaccggatgcccttcctgacacaaactCTCTCATTTTGAATTAAACCCATATTTGTGCTAAATAAACGTGTGTATAGTTGACGGTGCACCTTAGGAGAACTGCAACATATTCCGAACTCAAGTGCACACATGTATATCAATTTAAAAGTAACTTAAAAATCAACTTTGCAGTCAGTGTGGCGATTAAATGAATGCCACAGAAAAGACTTGAACATGATACTATTTCAGAGTTAGTCAAATATGGTATGCAccagaatatactgtactgaaaCCCCAAGATTGTAAACGGGGTATAGCTTCAGCCACACGTTTTCCCAGTAGTAAAATGGAAGTTGTGTTGTGCATTTGTTGTTAGAAAGGGGTCTCTCAAATGAGGAAAAAAGTATTCATAGTCGAGTGTTATTTCCGCCCATATGGAAGCGGTCGTGAACCTGGACCGAGTTTGAAAATGGTGGCAGAACAATCCCTCCGCATACCATCCCATTCCCCCGATCTTACACCACCTGATGCCAGCTTGTGGGTAATGTAGGGATCCACCAAGAACTGTGCCTGTCTACAGTCTACTGTCTACAGCGAGGTGgtccacacacacttaaattaCGCATATTGTGGTAAATCAACACACGAATAGGGTGCATGTTAGTTTCTTTCAGGTGAAATAACCTCACAGATGACAAGGTaatattgtttgtctttttatttcattttatgtatCCGGCATAAAACCCACGCCAAAGTTGCCATGCGGATTATTTTCAAAAAGTCCTGGCTTTTAAATTAGATATCATTTGATCTTTGAGGTCCTATTAGCTTGGTCTTTTTGCTGATCAGACTGAAGAGTTACTGTCTGTTCAAGTCCCCGTCTGTTGCCGTGTCTCCCTTTGACCTCCTGTCATACGAGGAGCGGTGACAGCTGAAGCCTGAGCAAGAGATGCCAGatttggtgtgtatgtgtgtttggtgtgtttgcttctgtgtgtttgttgagTTCCAAATGGCTTCACATTTCCTACCTAAATAACACCTTGTAGGCAACGAAGTAGTGGCTTCTGCACCCACTATAGTGAGTGAACTGTGTGCTCTATGGAAGTCATCCATACTATAACGTTGAGTGTAAACTATAAATACACACCACACGTCAAATACACACCACTGGTGGCTTTGAATATCACAGAATCTCTTGTTAAAGTATGAAATTTCACATACACTATAAGGACAaaggtatttggccaaacctgcaatctGTCTAAATACATATAGTTCAATATGAAGTTGGTCCCCCtgttgcagctataacagctttaactattcttggaaggctgtccagaAGATTTTGGAGCATTTCTGTTGGAACCCGTGCctatttattctgtagagcatttatgaggtcaggcacagATGTTGGTCGAGAAGACCTGGCTCGATatctccattccagttcatcccaaaagtgCTCAGTGGGGTtaaagtcagggctctgtgtttgggccagtcaagtttttCCAGAATGAACTCATCAAactgggacacagtcatgtCAGAATAGGAAAGggccttcaccaaactgttaccacaaagttggaagcatagcattgtccaagtgctAAATTTGTCCAAGTTGTCTTGGTATGCCGAAGCATTAAgattcactggggataaggggcctgactGAAACACCTGAACTTAATAATTaccaggtttggccaaatactttagACCATATAGTGTATGAAACAGTAGAAGAACAGTTTTCATTACACAGATCTCAGATCAGGAGGAAAGGCTAATGatctttttgtgttttcaaTTTTTAGAGGGAATGGAGGACAACCTGAATGAAAACGGGGCCTTTTACTTGAAGGCGGAGCAGTACTGGAAGGAAATCCCGCCCACTGTGGATGGAATGCTTGGCGGGTATGGCAGCATTTCCAGTATCGACATCAACGGTTCGAAAAAGTTCCTGCAGAAATTCCTTGGGGTGAGAGCCTaaagtttatgtgtgtgttggatgtTCTGAAAGACCACATATAAGATTAGAGTAAGTGCTTGTGGAAGAGATGTTTAAAGGGCTCTAAAGAAGAGTTTGATAAAAATCTGGGCAAGGTGTACAGCATCTGTGGCATACGGGGACGAGTATAAATTGTATGGATCTGTTGCCAGAAAGACACTGGAAGAGAGAGTGCAGGGAGTTCGGGAGTATGATTGATCTGGATAGCTCATACTTAAACTAGCGGCAAGTGAAAAACAGCATGTTGAGCAAAACTGACGACGCTAGACATGAATAAAGTAAAGACGAGaaagtgccttgcaaaagtatttataccccttgaacttttccacccTTCTTTCTCACTGGGTGTCCCCTGTCCTCAGGAAGGCAAAGGCAAGACGAGACCAGGCTGTGCCCTGGACTGTGGTGCAGGAATCGGCCGCATCACCAAGCGCCTTCTCTTGCCGCTCTTCCGGACCGTGGACATGGTTGACGTGACTCAGGAGTTCCTGGACAAGGCACGGTCTTACCTGGGCGAGGAGGGCAAGAGAGTGGAGAACTACTTCTGCTGTGGCCTGCAGGATTTCCAGCCTCAGCCGAATCGTTACGACGTCATCTGGATCCAGTGGGTCATCGGTAAGCAAGAGTACAGCTGTTGTAAGACTTAAAATGCACGCTTCGTGTAATGAGTACGATAGACTTTCCGTCCTGATCTCTTATCTGGCCAGGTCACCTGACTGACGATCACCTGGTGGAGTTCTTCAGGCGATGCCGAAGTGCCCTGCGTCCCGATGGCCTGATAGTGGTGAAGGATAACGTGGCGTATGAGGGTGTTGTGCCTGACGAGGTGGACAGCAGCGTGTGCAGAGACCTGCCCTTATTGCGCCGCATAGTGGCCAGAGCTGGACTCAGCATCATCCATGAGGAACAGCAGCTGAACTTCCCTGAGGAGATCTACCAGGTCCACATACTTGCTCTTAGATAGTTGATGcctacattattatattaataaggcAGCGGTTTATGAGAGAGAAAACTGTATGCCATGATTGTTTCTTCCTGCCATTTTTAACAACGCGCCAGGTTGGAACTTTGCAAAAATCGTCAATATGtgcctgtattcagggtctgcTCTTTTAAGGAAGGCAGTTTAAGGGGTGATTTGCACCACGACCCCTGGACTACCGCTAATCAGGGAGCACAGATTTCGTATGATACTATAACCATTTTACACTTTTAAGATTTCTGAACGTCCTCTCATCTGTAGTTCCTCACAGGATGTTTTTGGACgacagaatatactgtatgtaaacaaaGGAACCTGTTTGTGCTTTCAGGGGAATAAGATTTAATATTTGAGCCAATATGAATTTTGACACAACCTCTGTTTGATGTTACTGTGTCTAGTTTGTGTGTAAGTTATTAAGCGAGATATTCATGTGTGCATGTTAGTTCTGAGTGTCTGTGGACttgaatacataaatatatttctaGAAAATATTGTTTTACTGTGTCTTTTACATGTGTTGCATTGTATAAAAACAGTATTATAccaacatttctaaataatCTGTATTTTGTCTATGCAGATGTGTGTTTGATCTGGCTAATAAGAATCTTTCTCCTTAAGCACAGCGCTGACAGCAGTGATGTCGTGGGTGACTTTTCAcctttggtctgtgtgcatggagtttgtatgttccccccatgtttggtgggtttcctctgggtactccggtttccccccacagtccgaagacatgcagattaggctgattggtcttcccaaattgcctatactgtgtaaatgagtgtgtgtgtgtgctctgcactGGAATGGCAtactgtccaggatgtaccctgccttgtgccctaagtcggtatagacgatgagtgagccACAGTAAAATCGTGGCCCAAATAGATATATAGAGATATTTGGGTTATATAGTGAGTGAAAAAGGCGAGCATTTAAACAGCATTGTGCATGTGCTGTTGTAGATTTGGTTTTATATTGGGACATGCACTGCACACTGGAGATTCTCTATTTTGTCACAAgccatcagagaacagctgtctgcatcagccgaggccaaGACCTACAGTAGATCCAagatcttcatggtaaagtggaacatCCCCAGTCACCAACCAGAAGAAGCAGGATGTTAACTAATTTCACACATTATAGTGAAATCTTTCTATCAAAGACATCTTAATTTTGAAAATACCTAGATTTTACATCTAATCAGTCTTGTGGAAATGTTTTCCAGGTACAGTATCTCACACACTTATTAGGTCTTTGCTAAAGACATATTTAATCACCTGAGTCTAGTTTAGACGCTATCTGTcttggaataaaaaataaataaatcatgacaCAATCTCACAACACTTAATAATCATGACCAAATAAGAGGGTGTTTGCCTGGTGTGGCTGACGCCCAATCACAGACCTTTTCCTGTAGCCCATGTACAGAGCATCTCGTTTACTTACATCATTATAAAAGGCAATGATGATCTGTAGTTTCAACTTTACACTAAATGTAGAAGCAAGACCAAATCCATTGTTCATTTCAGTCTTGGGTTTATTCCCATAttattaccatgcattagtgtAGTTACATCAGAACAGTGCAACATATTTTGCATAACTTggtcttttttaatttctttttctggaTAAGCAACACTAACAATACATGTTAGAATCTTATCAAttgtgttttttgctgtttagcgacattgtggaaaaaaaactgttggctgTTGATTCGATTCAATTCAAATTTTGCACATTGCAATTTTAGAATGTTTATGATGTGATGTGTCTCAGATAGCTATATTTACTATAGCAGGTTCTAAAGTAATAAAAGTATCTAATCAGCATATTCATGCTGgtgtaacttgtgttgttgaTTGGTTAAACGTCATGTCTGATACAAAGCAATGATCTTATTTTCCTTCTGcgccacactccagtccagtaggcaTTGCACCAACTGAACATAAACTcaaaagcagaagaaaaaacGATATTCTCGCCGAATGCGGACGATGGAAGTTGTATGCATTTTTTGCAGAAACCATGATATATATTTAAGGAATTTATCAATTTTAGATAatgtaatgtattaaaaaattttccCTTATTCAAGGAGCATGAATCAATTCAAAATAGAAACTGATTCCATTAGATCACACAGCTTTATTGTTTACTCGTTCAAATAATCAGGGACATTAAATATTCAAATCCAAAAATGGGTTATTACTGTTGATATGGTGGAATATTTATCGTTAGGGCCCTCTGCTGCCAAGGAGATAAAACTGCACTCATAATAAAAACCCTGACTCTTTTCATAGCATGTAACATTGTACATGTAAGTGTTGCGTGTGTATCAGTGATACAAGTCTCAATCTGTACGTCGTGTCCTCAGCTGCACAGAGCCGCGTGTATTCATTTGACTTTAGTATTCCTTTGGTACTAAAGGCCATGTGGACCCAGAAGATATGATGTATGCACTGTACGTGTGCTGATCAGGACCAGGTTTCACTCTGAAAGCGTCCAGTTTTCTCCATGGTGTCCAGCATTTCCTGAGCTTCGCTCTCTGATAGACCTCCCTCCTGCTGAAAAGCCTCTTTGAGCGCGTCACACACGGCCGTGGGCATCTGCTTGGCATTCCTGAGCACGGAAAGAGCTGATACATTTACCGATTTACTTAAACCATCAGACTGTAAATGAACATGTGAGCGAAAAGGTTgcaattaaatgaaaaacagtCTTGATGTTGCATTAATATCATTAAGGACATAACATGCATAGGGTTTCCTTTATGTTGAAACCAGTTAATAATTACCCTGCTATGTAGAAGAAAGCGTTTCTGTTCACAATCAGGTCCCACAACAGTTTGGCCTGTTCCTTTACTCTGTGCTGAACATAGACTTTATCCTCCtgtacataaacacaaacaaaaacgatGATTTTGATGCTGCAATTCATGCCCTGTATACTACATGTCCACCTTACAAGCCGGAATCAAATTCCATGTGTGTAGTGGAATATTTGGGTAAATAAACCCGACACTGATTCCGACATACCTACGGTCATCGCCAACATGTTACATTTATGACTAAACATGCCAGTTCCTGGCAAAATGTCTACTTTGTCAAAAGTTTTGCAACTTTTGAAACCAATATCTTTGCCCTATGTCTGTCTTTGCATTTGTGTCCTCTCcatgggtgccaataattctgctTTACCTAAACAGTGCTATTAAAAGCAGAACAACCTTTAAACATGAACAATGACAGGCTTTGATTATCTAATGTGGAAATATTTAGGTCATTCACCCTGATGTAGAGCTCAGATCTCTTCATTCTAGCTGGAGTATGGACAGGAGCACAAAATTCTCTTAtgtgtaaaagtttaaaaaagaccTATTATTAGTAACATTTATACTCTTCCTTGACACTAAATCAGGACTTCTTTTATTATCCCAATAATATTATAATCTCTATATTCAACTCTTGGGATCTATAGATCAAATTATTCTCTCTATCAGGAGAGGTTCTGGTTCTGCTCACCTGATCTCTGGAGAAGGCAGTGAACAGGGTCATGTGACCTGCCTGGATTTTCTGCTCCCATTCATTGCGACAGTAGAAGTCTTTGGACTCGGAGCGGCAACCGAAGAACAGGACGTTAGCTGAGGAAGGAGAGAACGGACAAAAGGGCATACAGTTATAGCTTTTAGAAATTTTCTCTTAACCCAAATGCAACCAGCAGACAGAAGATGTTTGGAAATGAGAAAGCACAGAGCACTAACCTGTTTTCCCCTGAGCTACTCTCTCCTGTATGGCAGCTCTGAATGGAGCAACTCCCGTTCCAGGCCCTACCATTAACACAGGGCTGTCAGGGTCCTGAGGGAACTTTAGGCCACCCTTCTTCACCCATAAAGGCACACAGACGTCACCTGCATACAGTAACAAGGCTGAGCACAGAATCAAATAGAGTCTGCAATCCGCA contains the following coding sequences:
- the ntmt1 gene encoding N-terminal Xaa-Pro-Lys N-methyltransferase 1, which gives rise to MEDNLNENGAFYLKAEQYWKEIPPTVDGMLGGYGSISSIDINGSKKFLQKFLGEGKGKTRPGCALDCGAGIGRITKRLLLPLFRTVDMVDVTQEFLDKARSYLGEEGKRVENYFCCGLQDFQPQPNRYDVIWIQWVIGHLTDDHLVEFFRRCRSALRPDGLIVVKDNVAYEGVVPDEVDSSVCRDLPLLRRIVARAGLSIIHEEQQLNFPEEIYQVHILALR